A region of the Drosophila subobscura isolate 14011-0131.10 chromosome J, UCBerk_Dsub_1.0, whole genome shotgun sequence genome:
TTCCCATCTAGGGCCAAGCGGAGAGCAAGAAGCAAGGCAGCAAGTCGCAGCGTCGTCACCTGAATGCCAACGGCAACATTCAGGACATGGCACAGGAGTCTCTGCAGCTACCGCCGCATACCAAAGGCACCGCCATGTCCTTTGGCTTTCGCAAGAAGCTCAATGGCACGCCCAAGAAGCTGAAGAAACTGCtggaaaaccaaaccaattgCCACGCGGCAACAGACACAAAGGACGACAACGGCAATGCGCGTAAGTTCCTCTCTGATTTCTGTTCCTTTTTGGACAGCCATTTAACAATCGTTGGACACGACAGCAGCTACAGCCATTCACTTTGAGAAAGTGGGcgccgccgcagctgccacTTCGACGGCGGCGGGCCAGCGCTTTGGCTACAGAggaggcccaggcccaggcccaggcccgcAGCCTCGGCCCGCCTCCACGGGCTTGTACGGCCACAGCGAGGAGTGCGCAGAGAATGCccgaaataacaacaacaacaacactcagggaggagcaggagcagccagcagcacgcCGCTGGTTAGCAATTGTAAGtacaaaaaggcaaaagaaaaacttcaGCGCCCGCCTCAACTTTtccgctgccctgcccccagTGAAACGTCGCTCCAAGAGCGCACATGCGGCACGCAGCAGCGCCGATGGTGGAGAGCCCAAAATAGCACAGCCCAAGACGCTCACATTCAATCTGAACCAGAACACAACCATCGAGTACCAGCGGCGGCAGTTCTTCGGGGAGATTGCGGATGAACGCGGCGGCACACAGGGGACGCGCTGCAACTACAGCAATCTGGCCAGCATGCACGCGAATGTCATGTGAGTCGGGggcaaccaaccagccagccagccttcCCTCCACCTAATGCTAGCTCCTGTCTGCCCCACAGCGCACGCCCCACGCCCGCCAGCTTTGCCAAGTTTACGCTGCAAACGGTGAGCCTGCCGCGGCCCGAGTATCCCGTGGCCATCAGCCTGACGGCCACCACACCCACCACGCCCAGCGGCAGCGTGCAGTCGCCGGTGCCCAGCCACGCGACGGGTGCCAGGGCCAAGGATACTTGCACCAGCGCGCGGCAGCATCCGCTGACCTCGGTGCACGTGCAGCCCACGCAGCGGCAACTCGACCAGAAGAGCGTCAAGCAGCTGACCAACAACTCCACGCGTCGCGGCTTCTCGGGCAGCCGCGAGATTAGCGCCGATTCGGGCATTGCCAGCCTGGACATGGCCTTGGATTCGGGCAGCTCGGGCAGCAGTTCGGCGGGCTCCAagcgcagtcgcagtcggcCCCGGAATCTGCAGATGGTGATGAGCGGCCGGCACACGTTCGAGGTCAAGGATGTGGACGATCCGCCCTCGAGCGAGTCCAACTCCTTTGTGGAGCCACTGGCGCTGCCCAAGCTGCCCACAGACGGCAGCCAGgcggtgccgctgccgctgctcgggCTGGTGCGCTCCAACACGGTGCTCAGCCGCGAGAGCTACGAGcggcggcaggaggagcagcagcagccggcggagggcaagcccaagcccaagccgaGTGGCTCcgatgagagcgagagcgtggACGAGGAGAAGCTTTATCTAGACTCATCCACCTCCGAGAAGAGTGCCAAGCAGCAGAGTCACTCCTCCGTGTCGAGTTCGTGGCGCTGCCAGTCGTTGGCCGGCGAGTCCCTGGCCGCCAtggactgcagcagcatgagcATCAGCGACAGTCAGGCGCCAGAGGTCGGCAGGGAAAACGAAAGGGAGGAGGACATGTCCCTCGGCCTAGACGAGATTAGTCTCAACCCAACGGACATGCCTTTCAGCACAATTTGTGAGTAGCTCTCGGGTGGGATTATCCTTCCTCTAGTTCATCTCTTGCCCCTCCTTTAGCTTCTCTGACGGAGCCGCCCGCTAAGCAGGAGGCAGCGCCGCTGCTCAACATGCATCTGGTGGACAATCGCGAGGCATCGCCGCGTCCGCGCTCCTTCAACAATGCGCTCAACGAGTCCAAGTTCGCggagctggcgctggccagcagcagctgcctcctgctgGACGATGAGACCTCGCCCACGGACAGCCTGGTGAGCAGCACCGAGGACTCGGAGGAGGCGGGCGGCAAGCTCAAGAAGCACAAACTGAACGAGGAGCGCCAGCAGAaggacatcgacatcgacatcgacattgACATTGATGAGATCTCGCCGCtgctcgagctggagctggacacGGGCTGCGGCAGTCCCGTCTCCCCCGGCACGCCCACCCATGCCTCGCACTCGCTGTCGCTGGGCTCGGACTGTGGCAACCTGATCGATGACGAGATCGCCGACCAGCCGGCGCTGCTGTGCAACAGCGAGGCCCACGAGGTGGCCACCGACACGCCCACGCTGATGGAAACGCACACCGGGTCGCTGCGCTCGCTGAAGAGCCAGTCGAAGGCACGCACCGCCCTGCAGCAGGCCATCGAGCTGAGTCTGCGCACGCCCATGGCCGTGCGGCAGGCGGTGCTGGATCGCGCCGAGTCGCTGGACACCCTCTCGCCCTGCGAGTCCATCTGCTCCGACGATCTCATGATGGACTTTGACATGAACAGCAGCGTGGACTCCATTGATCACATGGCGCCCGTGTCGggtcgcagtcgcagtggcTCGGATCTGCATCGCATTGGCGTCGAAATGGATCCCGCGCAGGCAGAGGCCGAGGCTGAGCTGCTCTCCGAGATGGAACGCAACGGCAGCGATGTCATGAAGGAGCTCAACTCGCTGCTgcgcggcaggcggcagcgtGGTGGCGCCAGGGAGCGCATCAGGTGAGTGTTTCCCCCCACCCCAATACCCACTCCCCGAACGTAACGGAACTGTGGCTAATGGAATCGTGATGCTTTGTGCGCGCTCTCCTTGCTGGCACTTGGCTGGCAGCCAACGAGTGTCCGTCCGAATTATTATTAAgtgcactctccactctccacttcactctccacttcactctccacttcactctccactccactctcttccCTGTCCCGTTTCCACTTGATTCTGCATTGCGCTGTGGTCTGGCAAAGTCACTGAGTAAATCAATCAGCAGCCTGCTCTGCCGCCCCTactctttttcgctttttttcgctctctttctatctttgGTTGCTAGACTTCCGCCGGCCGGCAAGCGATTAACCCTAGAAAGGCGCGTCTTTCCGAATGTAAAAGAATATGTGACTTTAGGTTctaaaattgaaataatttattgtatAATATCTGGGgtatgaaatttaatttaaattattatgcaaatattttcttagtTTTATGTGATTCtaaatgaatatatattttttttcaaagAATTATTTGTATTCTCTATTTTCCACTCATTACACCCACTTGTTCTTCCTAGTGTTAATTTTCACCGTCACAGCCAGACATGCATATGccttaattaattcattcccAAAGTAAACAGCAAGCAGAAACATCATCAGCACACAGCGCCGTATTTGCTCACCCTTAGCGACACCCTGGGGttaagcaaatgcaatttgattttttgccGACTCAGAGCTTAGGCATCGCCATGTCTCCTACCCCAGTGCCAACCCAAAGGGGCACGCCCTTTTGCCAATGCATTTGtaatgggaaaatggaaattgaaattgaaattagcCCAAAattagacagacagacagacatcagTGGCACAGGTTGGAGCAGTGAAATAAAACCCCGCAATGATTGCAgttatttctgtgtgtgtgtttgcccaaaAGGTTACTCCATTCCAACCATTCCCACTGCTAGGTCCCGTTGCACCATGCACgaagggggagagagaggagagaggacaACTCTGTGTGGGCTACAAGCAAAGCCAAGACCGAAACCAAAGGCAACGGCACTTGGCATTTTGAGGCAATTGTCTTTGGATTGGATCCCTCTttcgcgctctctccctctctctctcgctctgcagGGGAGCCAGCTCCGGTCCGGGGGCCTGGCCAAATCGTGGTCGTAGTTAAGATAACATTTTGACTTTGGCCTGAGACTTGATGGCGAGTGCCGCATTCTTTTGTcatggcaacggcaatgcAAAGGCTACAACAACGGCAACCGGCAACGGCACGACATCCACGACAACCCATCGACGGAGTCGttttctggctctggcctaAAAGTTGGAAAAACTTTATTGCGCCccgccatgccatgccaggccatgccatTGCCATGTGCACTGGAAGGAAAAATCAATTGTCTGGCAGTGGAgggggaggtggaggtggaggagggaTACTGATACTCGCATGAACCTGTTTTCTCCCAGCCAAGAGCCAAATAACTGCAAAAATGCCGCTGGCCTTCtcaggttttgttttttgcctgcACATGCGTCGGGACATTGGCTTTCCttgcttgccacttgccactgcaCTTTCCTTGCCACTCACTCACCAAGCAGCATGCAGCGTGCACCAtgcgatccgatccgatccgatccgatccgatacACGAATTAGAAGGCACTCCAACCTAAGGCCATAAATAAACAGCTGCGCAAAATCCATTCAGCGGCAAGCCACTCGATAATCCACCAGTCCAAGCAGTTCCCAGAGCCCATATGCAAAATCTTATGAGAGCCCACACTTGTGGCTTAACCTTGAGACTGTGTTAGGCATGAGTCACTCTCTCGCGACCCGCTCACCCGGCTCACAACTGCTGAGTAAGCCATCGCCGCAACAGACTCAATCGCCCATGATCATCGGCTCTCCACACTCAGCCAGAAAGTGCAgtgaaggcaaaaaaaaagaatagtTCCATTGTGATCGTTGCAGCCGGAATGCTGCATAAATATTGTGGCTGTTGccattgtctgtctgtccgcccaGGAGAGCTTTCTTTTCTAACGGAGATAGAAGCAGACAAGACCAGACCAGCCcagaccacaccacaccacttGCCCACAttcttgcactgcttgcacagCTTGCTTTATCTcttgcggctgttgctgcagctgctgctcgctggctgTTGCGTTGCTTGCTGGAACGTGGTGGCAACGAAACattggcaacaacagcaaccaaagcACAGTGGCGCGGAATGTGGAATTTGTGTGTAAAGGGAAGAGAGCAAGAAAGCTTTCGGTTTAGCTGGAATATAAACATTTGGGGTAAATAAAATGATCGAAGAAGATgtcagtgtaaataaaatatttgcatacatattgTAATTTCTGCCACAACAATTTTCACTGCTCGCTTCTCCACTTTGTGCCACTGTAGCCGCTATGCTTTTTCGTATCACTACCATTCCACACCGTTCCCATTAGCTCCACGCTGGGCttgctggctgtctggctcCAACTTCAACCAACTTCGATACCAACTTCAACTTTAGTATTAAACAAGATCTCAAAGCGCGCGGTTCACTTCGGAACGGTACGATTCCTTCggctcagtctcagtctcgtCTCTGTAGAATAATAAATTAAGCTCGTACTTTGTTGTGAGACCCAATCCCCAACCCTCTCGGGCAACAATCAGCTTGTGGTTCTGCTCAATCAATTCAATCTGATTGTGTGTACAAATTGTGCAAGAAACGTTGTGCGAAGAGCGCGTGGGAGCCCCGCAGCATTAATTGCGTTGTTAAtaaccaaaaagaagagacgcgagagagaggcacatAACAAAGAGCAGCAACCCAAAACAAGAGCCAGTGACCGCAGAGCCAGGCggttggtgtttttttttggcattcgtCGCCTCTATCGATACGCACTGCTGCCTCTTCCATGCCACAGATAGGCCAACCGGAGCCACCAGCACAGACAACAGCTTCAACGTTTATAACAAAAGACAAGCCGCGGGCACAAGTGTCAATGGAACAGGCCAACCATCCATAAAAGAAATCATTCCACTTAGGCTGGAACTGCGACCGACTCGAATTCGGATTCGGACTCTGGCTCTCAAGTGAGTAAAAGGTAGAGGGAAAGATATTCAAACCCCCAGCGGCACTGTGGTAGCCAAAGTGGGTGATGATTTCCGCTCTAAGCGTTGCGTAATTTGATATGCAACCcggtggcaagtggcaggggTACGTTCAGCTGTGCGGGGCACACAATGTGAATGACGCTGGAAAGTGTGtcacatgcaaatgcagagcGAAGCGGTGGCAACCTTTTTGGGTAAATCTTTGTTGGAATTTGATGCCATAAACGTAACAATTACAGATAtcagagatacacacaccATTCCATTTGGTAGCTGCTTTGGCCCCTTTTATGGCTTTGGAAGCCACTTCAAGTTCAGTTGCATTTTGCGGCGCGTTCAGGTTTAGCCGGGGCCCACGGATTCGGTTGCcatcttcctgctgctgttgctggcatGCATAATTCAACAGAGAAGaacatttgccacacacagaaatccAAGCCACAGACATAAGCTGGCTATACGGCAAGAGCTTCAAGAACCCCAGCCCCATCGAGTGCAAatacaaagatacagataggctgctgctgctgtctcggCTGCTACCTACCTAACtacctgtctgtctgtctgtctgtcgttctgtctctctgtatcCCCCCTTTTGGCTTCCATCGTTGATCATCTGCGGGAACTGCGcgctgtggcatgccacagatacacactGTCGGATGCCCATCTCGAGACtcgtctctctccctgtctccaTGTGTGAGAATGTTggttatttctttattttttatggccattacCATTACTGGCGTTACGTGCTCTAcccccatccatccaaccattcCGCATCAGTCCATCATTCCCCACCATTACCCCTCCATCCTGCATTGCGCTCTAATGAAGCtgcctttccatttccatttcctttttcCTCTTCATTTATGCaagcaaaacttttgtctGTCTTTAAAGGTCTATGACTCATTCCCTTTTGCATTCCCCATCCCAACCATTCCGCTTGATGGAGATAAAGATCTCTGCAtgccgctctctcactctctttctccctctctcgtttGCCATCTCCACCTCAGACTCCTCTCTGACAAATGACGTTTTGTCGCACAAATTGATAAGTGCCGTTAGGAAGTGGAGTTCGAGTAATGCATGTCaacgcctctgcctctgccaatGTTACCCCCTGTCAATGTTCCACTGGTTGCCGCatgattgtgattgtgattgctTGTCATTGTTGGCCGTTAGCAGTAGGCAgttggctctttggctcttaCCTGTTGGCGGTTAACAGTTGCAGTCACCGCCACACAGCACGACAGACAGCGGTAGCAGCTACGGGCAGCCGTGCAGTTGTCCAAGTTAGCGACAGTTGCCGTTGGCGTTGCCGTTGGCTGTAGCGCACGCGTGGAGTCATCACAAAATGAGACAGATaaatgcagacacacaaatgcacacagCTGTGGGGTACGGGCAGGTGCGTAGACAAAAGGGGACGCTGCAAATGCAACTAATAAACTGCCAAGAGAGCGATCTGCTTGTACGCAGATTTTGTTCCATTTCTAAACGGGCATTCCTCGCTCTTTGTGTGCCAATAAAACTTCAATCAATATTCCATTAAATATGACATTTGACCCAAGTAAATCCTCCCCTTTTGGCACTACCTCGTTTATTAATGTTTTATGTTGTGTTAATGGAGctgtggaaaatgcatttgttgctgctgctgttgccacctgctgctgcaatgaCGAGCATTTTGTCGTCTAACAattgcgtttttgttttcttcacaGTGCGAAATATCCGGCGCTGCTCAGACAAATAACATTGAATGAGTGCAGGGCGGAGTGGAGAGTGTAGAGAATGAGTAGAGTAgagtgtggagagtggagtggagagtggagtgggtaTTGTAGCTCTTTGAGTGGTGCGCATTGTTTTGACTTGAGTGGATCTCCCACCTCGCCACCTCGTGCTTGATTGCTGCATTCATATTCATAGTTATTCATACTGCATTCATTATTCACTGCATTCATTGTGCTCGTACAAAACAACATAAAGTTGGCGTGCgaaaaatccccaaaaaaagCATGTGGAATATTTGtatgtctctttctctctctttgtgtgttcGAGCTCTTTAGCAAAGTGCacctgtgtttgtgtgtgtgtttgtgtttatgaTTTGGACACACaataatgtaaaatgtaaacaataattgctttttgtttggcaagCCAGCCACGAGTTGTATCCATTTGAACTTTTTTTGCTTGGGTTACTTGTACaacaaaattgaacaaaaaagcgaaaagcataaaccaaaaaccgaaaaccacaACGAAGTGCAGGCTCCAATGCGCCTCCATTGGATTACGCAATTCCGAGCTGATTGTTGATGttttattgatatttaatcAGTTTGATTACGAGCTGTACTAATGAATGAGTTAAGGCTGAGCTTGCAGactcaaaattcaattgattaatgaattaaaatgATGATACAGCAGACCCACCTATAGCTATGCCACCCGCTGAGAATTCCTCCAATTAAAGTGTAGAATTTATGCCACAGAAACCCCCCGTTGAAGCGCTGTCCATTTGCTACAAAAGAAGGCAACTTTCTGCCATAAAGAATCACTCGAAGCTCTCAGCACTTTCATCTGCAGCCGAGCTCTACCGAAACTTCAATTTGCTTATGCCCCAGATTCCCccagcaaacaattttcttggcatttcgtggagcaaaaaacaacaacataaaaaatgCACTAAAACAAAAGAGTTATTTGCAAAAATTCCAAAAGTCTGTGCCAGTTTCTGTCTCCAGCGACGACCACTTTTGCTTTCCTcaaattggttttattttcttgtggGAAATTCATTCGTGAGCTGCTcgaattaatttcattttcgtaATGGGAATGGATACGCCAGCGGCAAATGAAATATCCATGATGGAGCTTCGAATTATTATGAAGACAAAAAGCCCATTAACCTTTGGTCAGGGTCTGGGTCGGACTTTGGGAATGGAGCATCGAAAAACtatcaaatgaatgaatgaatttttggCTGGCATTAATAGCTGTACGTTTTTCAACAGTTTGTATAAATTATGCCGTGAAATTTTTTTGAACATTGCGCGCATGTGTAAGAGGGGAGAGCAGCCCACTCCCCCCCCGGAGCTACAACTCTAAGTGCACGCAACAGTTGCCTCGCGACTATCACTATCCaccagctgaagcagcagcagtagtgcCTCTTGGAtttatttgcagcagcagcagcagcagcagccagcattcATGTCAAAGTTATCTTAATGGCCCATTGACAACTGCCAGGCAGTGGCTGCTACCTTTGCCTGTGCCCTCATCAATGGCATTCACTTTCATTGCGGCCACGTTAATTGAAAGTGCACTAAACTAATtaaaaggcagaaaaagagTACGAAGCCAACACCCCAAAGAGCGCCCTCTCCGGGGCTAGTGCTGCATAACTCGTCAAAGTCTCCACACAGCTGTTCGGGGATCTGCGCATGTCCCGATTGTGTCATTTGCCGCAGggccaacacaacacacaacaaaacacacagcaagCAACATGGACGAGGAGCTGGCTGTAAATTCCTAGCTAGAAATAGAAACTGGATTTGTGGAACAATGTCCGAGGCGGCGGATACTTCCAGCAAATTGTCGCCCAAGGGTGTGCGTCGCGTTCGCACCGATCTGAAGACATCGGAGAATGTGTTCCTGGGCAGCGTCAGGCCTCCACGAAAAACCTCACCCATGGCCATCAAGAGCCACCATcagcatcgtcatcatcattattgtCACTGTGCGCCACCGTTTGTGGCGAGCAGTGCGCCGCAGCCAAGTGAAACATATCAACATCTCAGGTGGTGGCAAGACACTCCCCTGACTGCCTTCCATCAAGGTCCTTTCTGAGTCATTCCGTTACTCATGCTTGTGCCTCTTTTCAGCGCCCAACTGCCAGCGCGTGCCACGCGGCTGCTCAATCGTTCGCGGCtgcaggaccagcagcagctgacgggCCACGACTCGGACAACAGCCTGCGGTCAAGCCACAGCGGcggagctgcagcggcagtgcgCAAACGGAGCACGGCCAATTCACGCGCCTCCACGGCCTCATCCACGTCCAGTCTGCCGCGCCAGCgacagccacagaggcagcaccagcagcagcaaccaggcGGCACTGCCTCGGGTGGCTGTGGCCTAAGGGTGCGCGGTTTGGGTAGCGGCGAGCTGCACAGCTCCTCGGACGATCTGATGTTGTATGACAAGTCATTCCGGAATGCCATGATCCAGGATGTGCTGCAGTTcaagaagcagctgctgcgactgcggcgcATCCTACAAGAGGTGAGTGAGGAGTCCTCCCAAGAGCTGTTTAAGAattttcgttttccatttcattcatggcacacacaccacacaacacacttCACCATTCAACCACTTGCACGAACCACTTAGGAGtctgattttgatttgaaaagGGTACGTTATGAGCTCTATTTTGTGTATCATTTCATTTGGGGAATAAACTCATGCCTGGCAACCTTCAGTAACACTTTCATGTCCATTCTTTCACAGACGGAAACCCTGAATCCCTTTGAGAATGATAATCTACAATTGTTTGCCGCCTGTGGGCTGGATAGCAAGCAGCTGAATGACATCGATTTGGCCAGCCTCACCTCGTCCACGACGGAGGATCCATTGCAGGAGTTAACGGATCTACGTAGACAGGTGGTTTACCTTCAGGTATTTGCacgttttttgcatttcgttcgCCCGATTAGATCACTGGAtaagacaacaaaacaaacaagaaactaaaataaaagcagGACACGCTCatactataaatatttctattgctgttgttgttcttaaATGTTTATTAGATACATGGAAACATATCCATGTGGCATGTACAAATACTATGACAAATATTCAGCAGAAATACTCAATATATAATCAAACTTTTTGCTTACTTAATTATCTACTCGTAAACGTAATTTTACATTCCGCACTTTGATTTTgcaaacacagaaaacacacacagaaaaatgccacaaaagtcTTGCAGTtttagctgttgttgtgtttgatTCATGGATTAATATGCTTCGATTGTTGCACACAATCAAAGCATGACAATCCAAATCTCAGTTATATTTATGCCTAGCAAGTTTATACTCGTCTAGCTATGATTTTGTTTACTCTCTTCTGGCGTAGTTCTTGTATTTGCCTAGTGACCTTTAATGACTCGCTACACAACACTGAACCTCTCATTaacgtttctctctctcttctctctttgtgtcGCTGTTTGGCAGGGTCAAGTCGATGATCGTGATCGCACCATACGCCTGCAGCGCGATCTCATTGAACAATTGGAGGCCGAGAAGCGGCTGCAACAGgttgctggcagcagcagcgacgctgCCAACAAGGAGCTCATCAGCATGGCCACCCAAACGGAGCGGGTaagcaaaacacacagcacacacccacactcccaCTCTAAGTgttgcacaacaacaacaattgactaACCGAAATCTGTCGTATGTATTTCTATTTTCAATTCCAACTCCAATTTGGATTCCACTTTCACAGACACGACCACTTGCCATTGGTGCGGAGGGTTTGTCCAGGTAGGCCATACATCCATTCCAgacatttatgtttatttccATCTATCTTGCGATTttctattttcaatttttggtttacatttgtgtgtaattttttgtgttatttgttgctgttgtctgttgtaatttttttggtgGGTTTTCATCAGAGACCACAAAAGCCGCAGGCTGTGGGCCGCAGCTTAACAAAACTTTAACAAAATGCTGCCagctgatgttgttgcttttgttgctattgctgctgcttaatgTTGGCTTGCAGTCTCGGTTTCGGCGTTCAGCTTCATGGTCCGTTGGTGGCATGCAAATCAGCTCGTAGCCTGGCCACTTTCCTGCCGCCTGTTGACGTtaatggcaacaaattgcaattggagCAGTCTAATTAGACAGCCAGTAgctcaaagcagcagcagcagttggaatttaattttgttttttgcatttcccaATTGACTAACAATAGACCGACCCACTTGAGACGCTAAGCGGAGAGCCTTAAACCCATGATTAACCAATGTGAATCTCTCTTACTCTTTTACACTCTCTAATGCCTGCCATGGAATACACAACACTTTTAACTAACACTTAACAACACTTTTTCCCCCCACACAATAATGCAATCATTTATAGACTACAATTTGGGG
Encoded here:
- the LOC117895871 gene encoding uncharacterized protein LOC117895871 isoform X12, which encodes MDECDNPVVVTLAAQHGEVEQQQSADINDKKANQQAAVTDTAAAAAAAETETEEEQQEQEEAALNAEVEAVIMGQAESKKQGSKSQRRHLNANGNIQDMAQESLQLPPHTKGTAMSFGFRKKLNGTPKKLKKLLENQTNCHAATDTKDDNGNAPATAIHFEKVGAAAAATSTAAGQRFGYRGGPGPGPGPQPRPASTGLYGHSEECAENARNNNNNNTQGGAGAASSTPLVSNLKRRSKSAHAARSSADGGEPKIAQPKTLTFNLNQNTTIEYQRRQFFGEIADERGGTQGTRCNYSNLASMHANVIARPTPASFAKFTLQTVSLPRPEYPVAISLTATTPTTPSGSVQSPVPSHATGARAKDTCTSARQHPLTSVHVQPTQRQLDQKSVKQLTNNSTRRGFSGSREISADSGIASLDMALDSGSSGSSSAGSKRSRSRPRNLQMVMSGRHTFEVKDVDDPPSSESNSFVEPLALPKLPTDGSQAVPLPLLGLVRSNTVLSRESYERRQEEQQQPAEGKPKPKPSGSDESESVDEEKLYLDSSTSEKSAKQQSHSSVSSSWRCQSLAGESLAAMDCSSMSISDSQAPEVGRENEREEDMSLGLDEISLNPTDMPFSTISSLTEPPAKQEAAPLLNMHLVDNREASPRPRSFNNALNESKFAELALASSSCLLLDDETSPTDSLVSSTEDSEEAGGKLKKHKLNEERQQKDIDIDIDIDIDEISPLLELELDTGCGSPVSPGTPTHASHSLSLGSDCGNLIDDEIADQPALLCNSEAHEVATDTPTLMETHTGSLRSLKSQSKARTALQQAIELSLRTPMAVRQAVLDRAESLDTLSPCESICSDDLMMDFDMNSSVDSIDHMAPVSGRSRSGSDLHRIGVEMDPAQAEAEAELLSEMERNGSDVMKELNSLLRGRRQRGGARERISAQLPARATRLLNRSRLQDQQQLTGHDSDNSLRSSHSGGAAAAVRKRSTANSRASTASSTSSLPRQRQPQRQHQQQQPGGTASGGCGLRVRGLGSGELHSSSDDLMLYDKSFRNAMIQDVLQFKKQLLRLRRILQETETLNPFENDNLQLFAACGLDSKQLNDIDLASLTSSTTEDPLQELTDLRRQVVYLQGQVDDRDRTIRLQRDLIEQLEAEKRLQQVAGSSSDAANKELISMATQTERTRPLAIGAEGLSRSKPEYTSYTTHFPMLHLHDSTLAATTIIRHHQQQHHQEEKEKEQCPTLSQTRRHTIISTTLTNYNQQLAAAATYPSTPRRASIGWDTPAEASNSYKPVRITLIGDPLPLPLQNGSCKSASKSSSSLSLPGSAAQNGVKMRYPNGCQSAKMKASNGQHYQPLYNSNKMTSPTVTIV
- the LOC117895871 gene encoding uncharacterized protein LOC117895871 isoform X3; protein product: MGKCVSRQSAPPLPRITAPDDAAHRQSALRLSRCQPDLEQAHMWPQIWQQLTASSENTATAEEQAAFYDQNRRLEEAIESLYNEEQQQEQQQELQLELKQFLLQELLPAAAKQRQDTPAAAAAAAAVGTQNKGCLAAGNGNGNETGDEGQAESKKQGSKSQRRHLNANGNIQDMAQESLQLPPHTKGTAMSFGFRKKLNGTPKKLKKLLENQTNCHAATDTKDDNGNAPATAIHFEKVGAAAAATSTAAGQRFGYRGGPGPGPGPQPRPASTGLYGHSEECAENARNNNNNNTQGGAGAASSTPLVSNLKRRSKSAHAARSSADGGEPKIAQPKTLTFNLNQNTTIEYQRRQFFGEIADERGGTQGTRCNYSNLASMHANVIARPTPASFAKFTLQTVSLPRPEYPVAISLTATTPTTPSGSVQSPVPSHATGARAKDTCTSARQHPLTSVHVQPTQRQLDQKSVKQLTNNSTRRGFSGSREISADSGIASLDMALDSGSSGSSSAGSKRSRSRPRNLQMVMSGRHTFEVKDVDDPPSSESNSFVEPLALPKLPTDGSQAVPLPLLGLVRSNTVLSRESYERRQEEQQQPAEGKPKPKPSGSDESESVDEEKLYLDSSTSEKSAKQQSHSSVSSSWRCQSLAGESLAAMDCSSMSISDSQAPEVGRENEREEDMSLGLDEISLNPTDMPFSTISSLTEPPAKQEAAPLLNMHLVDNREASPRPRSFNNALNESKFAELALASSSCLLLDDETSPTDSLVSSTEDSEEAGGKLKKHKLNEERQQKDIDIDIDIDIDEISPLLELELDTGCGSPVSPGTPTHASHSLSLGSDCGNLIDDEIADQPALLCNSEAHEVATDTPTLMETHTGSLRSLKSQSKARTALQQAIELSLRTPMAVRQAVLDRAESLDTLSPCESICSDDLMMDFDMNSSVDSIDHMAPVSGRSRSGSDLHRIGVEMDPAQAEAEAELLSEMERNGSDVMKELNSLLRGRRQRGGARERISAQLPARATRLLNRSRLQDQQQLTGHDSDNSLRSSHSGGAAAAVRKRSTANSRASTASSTSSLPRQRQPQRQHQQQQPGGTASGGCGLRVRGLGSGELHSSSDDLMLYDKSFRNAMIQDVLQFKKQLLRLRRILQEESDFDLKRTETLNPFENDNLQLFAACGLDSKQLNDIDLASLTSSTTEDPLQELTDLRRQGQVDDRDRTIRLQRDLIEQLEAEKRLQQVAGSSSDAANKELISMATQTERTRPLAIGAEGLSRSKPEYTSYTTHFPMLHLHDSTLAATTIIRHHQQQHHQEEKEKEQCPTLSQTRRHTIISTTLTNYNQQLAAAATYPSTPRRASIGWDTPAEASNSYKPVRITLIGDPLPLPLQNGSCKSASKSSSSLSLPGSAAQNGVKMRYPNGCQSAKMKASNGQHYQPLYNSNKMTSPTVTIV